A genomic segment from Malus domestica chromosome 05, GDT2T_hap1 encodes:
- the LOC103410607 gene encoding beta-galactosidase 13-like: protein MVVSRTFLWISFVLLVVSDSLVYANVKKPAAAADGVALVDLLEGEDPVVEKRDKKKLEVGEVTYDGRSIMINGKREIFFSGSIHYPRSTVDMWPDLLRKAKQGGLNVIQTYVFWNLHEPVKGKWNFEGNADLVKFIRLIQENNMYVTLRVGPFIQAEWNHGGLPYWLREEPNIVFRSDNPTYKQHMEAFVVKIMKMMKDEKLFAPQGGPIILAQVENEYTHVQRAYRELGDSYVQWAAKMALAQNVGVPWIMCKQKDAPDPVINTCNGRHCGDTFPGPNKPHKPSLWTENWTAQYRVFGDPPSQRSAEDIAFSVARFFSKDGTLTNYYMYHGGTNFGRTSSIFTTTRYYDEAPLDEYGLQREPKWGHLKDLHKALNLCKKSLLAGAPGVLKLGKETEARFYEKPGTDICVAFLANNHSKLETSVTWRGQEYFLPPHSISILPDCKTVVFNSQQIVSQHNTRNFVRSKAAKKLNWEMSPEPIPTVVQVPVNQKKPQELYHLLKDATDYGWFTTSLDLGPYDLPMKDSIRPVIRIPSLGHAMGVFVNGEYIGTEHGSHAEKGFVFEKPVTFKQGLNYISLLCMTVGLPDSGAYMEHRYAGPRTITVLGLNTGTIDLSQNGWGHRVGLNGENLQVFTEKGAQKVQWTKAAGKGRALTWYKTYFDAPEGKDPVAIRMTGMGKGMVWVNGLSIGRHWMSFLSPLGQPTQAEYHIPRSFIKPGKNFLVVLEEQDADPKDIEILTVNRDTICSMSSQMHPPHVNAFERKGGKFQIVAGISAATAQLKCPNYKKIVAVEFASFGTPEGVCGTYAIGSCDAPGTKKIVEEKCLGKTACTVPSDPGLFFKVDPCPTVKIKRLAIQVLCSH, encoded by the exons ATGGTGGTGTCAAGGACTTTTCTGTGgatttcttttgttcttttggtgGTCTCGGACAGTCTAGTTTATGCCAACGTTAAGAAGCCGGCTGCTGCTGCAGATGGGGTAGCATTGGTGGACTTGCTGGAAGGGGAAGATCCAGTTGTTGAAAAGAGAGACAAGAAGAAACTTGAAGTCGGGGAGGTGACATATGATGGCAGGTCCATCATGATCAACGGAAAACGCGAGATTTTCTTTTCTGGTTCAATTCATTATCCAAGGAGCACAGTGGAT ATGTGGCCTGATCTTCTCAGGAAGGCAAAACAGGGAGGTTTGAATGTGATTCAAACTTATGTCTTTTGGAACCTTCATGAGCCTGTGAAAGGCAAG TGGAATTTCGAGGGCAACGCCGATTTGGTGAAGTTCATCAGGCTGATTCAGGAGAACAATATGTATGTCACCCTCAGGGTAGGGCCATTCATCCAAGCCGAATGGAACCACGG AGGGCTTCCATATTGGCTGAGGGAGGAACCGAACATAGTTTTCCGTTCGGATAATCCAACATACAAG CAACACATGGAGGCATTCGTGGTTAAGAtaatgaagatgatgaaagaTGAGAAGCTATTTGCTCCACAGGGAGGTCCAATCATCTTAGCTCAG GTTGAAAATGAGTACACTCATGTCCAGCGTGCATATAGAGAGTTGGGGGACAGTTATGTGCAGTGGGCAGCAAAAATGGCACTTGCGCAGAACGTCGGTGTGCCATGGATCATGTGCAAACAGAAGGATGCTCCTGATCCAGTC ATTAATACTTGCAATGGAAGGCACTGTGGAGACACTTTTCCAGGCCCTAATAAGCCTCACAAGCCTTCTCTATGGACTGAGAACTGGACTGCTCA GTACAGAGTATTTGGTGATCCTCCTTCACAAAGATCGGCAGAAGACATTGCGTTTTCAGTTGCTCGATTTTTCTCCAAGGATGGAACCCTAACCAACTACTATATG TACCATGGTGGAACAAACTTTGGAAGAACAAGTTCTATTTTCACAACAACTCGATACTATGATGAAGCACCTCTTGATGAATATG GTTTGCAAAGGGAGCCGAAATGGGGTCACCTCAAGGACTTGCACAAGGCTTTGAATCTATGCAAGAAGTCTTTGTTAGCAGGAGCTCCTGGAGTCCTAAAGTTGGGCAAAGAAACCGAG GCTCGTTTCTATGAGAAGCCTGGAACAGACATATGTGTTGCTTTCCTGGCAAACAACCACTCAAAACTCGAAACAAGTGTCACTTGGCGTGGGCAGGAGTATTTCCTGCCACCACATTCTATTAGCATCCTCCCAGACTGCAAGACCGTGGTCTTTAATTCTCAGCAGATTGTGTCACAGCATAATACGAGGAACTTTGTTCGATCAAAGGCTGCTAAAAAACTCAACTGGGAAATGTCTCCAGAACCAATTCCAACCGTTGTGCAGGTGCCAGTGAATCAAAAGAAACCACAGGAACTTTACCACTTGCTCAAAGATGCCACAGACTATGGATGGTTTACCACTAG CCTTGACCTAGGTCCATATGACTTGCCGATGAAGGATTCTATTCGCCCGGTTATCCGAATCCCAAGTCTTGGTCACGCAATGGGCGTATTCGTCAATGGTGAATATATCG GAACCGAACACGGAAGCCACGCGGAGAAGGGATTTGTCTTCGAGAAACCTGTCACATTCAAGCAAGGGCTCAACTACATCTCATTGCTTTGCATGACAGTGGGACTCCCA GATAGTGGAGCATACATGGAGCACAGATACGCCGGACCCCGAACCATAACAGTCCTGGGATTGAACACAGGAACAATTGATCTCTCACAAAATGGCTGGGGACATAGG GTTGGCTTGAATGGCGAAAACTTGCAAGTGTTCACTGAGAAGGGAGCGCAGAAAGTCCAATGGACTAAAGCTGCAGGCAAAGGAAGGGCTCTCACATGGTACAAG ACATATTTTGATGCTCCTGAAGGGAAAGACCCCGTTGCTATCCGGATGACTGGAATGGGAAAGGGAATGGTTTGGGTGAATGGTTTAAGCATCGGGCGGCACTGGATGTCCTTCCTCTCTCCGCTTGGACAACCTACTCAAGCCGA GTACCATATTCCGAGATCTTTCATCAAGCCGGGCAAAAATTTCCTTGTTGTATTGGAGGAACAGGATGCTGACCCTAAAGACATTGAGATCCTAACGGTCAACAGAGACACAATCTGTTCCATGAGTTCACAGATGCATCCTCCACACGTTAATGCATTCGAAAGAAAGGGAGGCAAGTTCCAAATTGTTGCAGGCATCTCTGCCGCAACTGCTCAACTCAAGTGTCCAAACTACAAAAAGATTGTTGCTGTGGAGTTCGCAAGCTTCGGTACTCCTGAAGGCGTATGTGGAACTTACGCCATTGGCAGCTGTGATGCTCCGGGAACCAAAAAGATCGTTGAAGAG AAGTGCTTAGGAAAGACTGCATGTACAGTCCCTAGTGACCCCGGGCTTTTCTTCAAAGTTGATCCTTGCCCAACTGTCAAGATCAAGAGACTTGCGATCCAAGTATTGTGTTCCCACTAA